Below is a genomic region from Pseudomonadota bacterium.
AAGAGAGGCGTTTTTACCACCAACCAGAGGCACATCTTCAATTGAGATATCATCGAACCAAAGGATTAATTCGCTATCGTGTTTTTCTGCCATTGTTTTCTCCTGTTGATCAATCGGTTACAAGTAATGGTTTTGAAAGTTTCAGAACGGAAAAAAAATACTCTCAGGCCTGATAATGATTGAAGCATTATACATAATCTGTATATCTAATCTTGACCCTGTGGTCAACCGAAACCTTGCATTGCGGCGCGGAATATCTTAAGTAACTATGGCATTGATTTCCAGATTATTGTGTTTTTTAATGCCGTTTTTATTCTTCAAAACTATTACATGCTCAATTAAGCTTACTTTGATAAACTGCGTAAAGGGAATCCGACATGAACGACAATGGTTTGGCAACTGAAATGTATCAAAAACATATTACTCCAGGAAACCATGCTCAAAGCGATTATTTTGCCGTCATAAAAAAACTTGTCGGCTTGCGAGAGAGCTCGCCTGAGAAGGATTCCAAACAGTGGCAGGATAAAATCGATGAAATATATCGCCTTGTTCAGGATGAAATTTCAACTAACACTTCCCAGCCGGTCACCCCTGTCAAATTCGGCACTTCCGGATGGCGGGGAATTCTTGGGAAAGATTTTTTCCTGCAATCCATAACCCAGGTTACCCTGGCAATAATTTCTCTGTACCAGCACCTTGAAAGGGATCCGCAACTTGCCAGCCCTCTCGGGGTTAACAGCCTAGATGAAGCAAAAGTCAAAGGATGTGTCCTGGGGTTTGACAACCGCTTCGGCGGCGAATGGCTCGCAAAATCAACAGCCGAGGTGCTCACCTCGAACGGCTTTACGGTTCATTATGCCGGCGAAAGTTCAACCGGCGCCCTTTCAGCTGCTGTGCTCGAACTCAAAGCTGCTTTTTCAATCAATCTCACCCCGAGCCACAATCCACTTGAATATGCGGGTTTCAAATATAATGCCGCAGACGCTGGCCCTGCCGCACAGGTTCTCACTGATTGGATTACCAAAAAAGCCCGGGCGATAATTTCCGAAAACCCTCGGATCACGATTAATCCCGATCCCGCTCTGATGAAAAATATAGATGCCCTTGAACTCTGGAAACAGCTGGTCATCAAAAACAAAACCCGTCACGGCCTGGATTATGATGGCATCATCAATAATTTTATAGAAAATAATGATCTGGTGGTTGCGGTTGATTGTGTGCACGGCGCAAGCAGGGTGAACATCCGTCCGATATTTAAGGATACCACCAGCGAAAGACTCCTGCTTTTCCGTGCCGACCAGGACTACACCTTCGGAGGCGTTGCGCCGGAACCTTCCTCGGCAAATATGAAGCTTGTCATGGAAACCCTTCACTCCCGCCCTGAACTACTCAAACTCGGAATGATCATTGATCCTGATGCGGACCGCATCCGTTTCACCGATGGCACAACCGAAATCAGCATGAACCAGTTCGGTGCCATGGCCTATCATTTTTTACATGAAATCAAACGAAAAACCGGGATGGTGGCAAAGACCGTGGCCACCAGCAATTTCGCCAACGCCCTTGCAGCGGCCTTTGACGAAGAAATTTTCGAGCCCGCCGTGGGATTTAAAGAATTTAAGCCGGTGATTGATAAATCCCTTGTCTGCTTTGAAGAATCAGATGGGATCACCGTTATCGGCCACACCCCGGAAAAAGATGCCTATATCGGCCTGATACTTGCCCTTGACATGGTTCTGACCCTGAATAAAAACCTCGGTGATTACTTGCTTGAGATCCAAAACACTTACGGAAAATATTTTCCGGACCGCGATTCGGTGCGGGTCAGCCTCAAAGGTGAAGAGCTCCTGGGCACCCTGGCAAACCTGAAAAAATATACGGTGGGTTCAAGGGTTGCCATCGGTGATCAAGAAAAGACCATAAAAAAAATCATTGATATCGATGGACTTAAAATGATTTTTGAGGACGAAAGCTGGATCATGATCCGGCCGTCCGGCACAGAACCCAAAGTCAGGTTTTACGTTGAAGCGCGAACCGATGCGGGCCGGGCGGCGCTCTTTACAACAGCCATGAAAATGCTTGGCGATATCGGCCTGGTATAGACTGCCTCAACACCGGTGGCAACTTTCAACATCCTGTGCTATATAGAAATTTAAACTCATACAATGCTTAAATACTTGATTGCGTTTGAGCGTTTGCACCATTATCTGTAAAAAACATTAATTCAGGAGAAAATCCATGCGAGATAAAGTCCAGGCCGCTTTGGACAAGGTCAGGCCCACTCTGCAGCAGGACGGTGGCGATGTTGTCCTTGTTGATGTTACTGATGACGGGATTGTCAAAGTACAGTTGACCGGAGCCTGCAAGGGTTGCCCGATGTCGCAGATGACTTTGAAAAACGGT
It encodes:
- a CDS encoding phosphoglucomutase yields the protein MNDNGLATEMYQKHITPGNHAQSDYFAVIKKLVGLRESSPEKDSKQWQDKIDEIYRLVQDEISTNTSQPVTPVKFGTSGWRGILGKDFFLQSITQVTLAIISLYQHLERDPQLASPLGVNSLDEAKVKGCVLGFDNRFGGEWLAKSTAEVLTSNGFTVHYAGESSTGALSAAVLELKAAFSINLTPSHNPLEYAGFKYNAADAGPAAQVLTDWITKKARAIISENPRITINPDPALMKNIDALELWKQLVIKNKTRHGLDYDGIINNFIENNDLVVAVDCVHGASRVNIRPIFKDTTSERLLLFRADQDYTFGGVAPEPSSANMKLVMETLHSRPELLKLGMIIDPDADRIRFTDGTTEISMNQFGAMAYHFLHEIKRKTGMVAKTVATSNFANALAAAFDEEIFEPAVGFKEFKPVIDKSLVCFEESDGITVIGHTPEKDAYIGLILALDMVLTLNKNLGDYLLEIQNTYGKYFPDRDSVRVSLKGEELLGTLANLKKYTVGSRVAIGDQEKTIKKIIDIDGLKMIFEDESWIMIRPSGTEPKVRFYVEARTDAGRAALFTTAMKMLGDIGLV
- a CDS encoding NifU family protein, with the translated sequence MRDKVQAALDKVRPTLQQDGGDVVLVDVTDDGIVKVQLTGACKGCPMSQMTLKNGIEKFVRTEVPEVKSVESV